In Ostrea edulis chromosome 4, xbOstEdul1.1, whole genome shotgun sequence, a single window of DNA contains:
- the LOC125670511 gene encoding uncharacterized protein LOC125670511 translates to MQFCSTPLGSRTPFSTNTDTISVSSADRGRLAWIGAYGLYSSWLKMLGCFRVTESTISSLVNRTTTLKENNVYSCFEYCTGLPYFALSSTQCYCFTNNFPTVSNNGPCYPQRCSGNQDDFCGETLVTNNLVSLMIYKIDTAEFVGSEECLASQYTGVFTEDGTSYYGFRAPVVLPCNTNGLGYTYRTRLDFPAAHNFRLYTLPVTSWKEAVDNSYGNQFGLLEFVIFRFRLQDLSQPIVGDQYWVGFLRRHKMEFGTEIPPGTPAHCVAGEVNASGKLKITYRFCNESLPVLCEVKQSEETNNSIHMTSVVSTTTTVGNIIDNTDTTSVNLDWFIFIAVFAIALIALVIVGVCWIVLTLRKKRRSILNTSPTEVHSDGLYTEIESIYSVITDGDAISTISDIQLRNESISLPEKKKQRSLKWKSKKKSLPTAPVENPSQTSGPGASRLADLPVRRQSDYNVIRSVIKMYDEDPPPTPPTPPPTPRHSIPDIIPEGEYYILEEIKNKETSDTSESNKVEQDDDHFYHVLEPKPTLEGNANRNVDATLRAVANRIPLSKWVGGRAASFEPSRIFRVASSREGSLGVVQEEYEVDLNKTKKSMSMRGKPHGLKETSLHPHGALKSTTSAPALTLFHRGSSRKYKTSKHVMPEYDSNDYVIPLSMKKTGLDMRNSLYDHTKRDRKGSTQSTNEDIYDTLESVRDYLDNSLETSEQNVSKTDDFPSK, encoded by the exons ATGCAGTTTTGCAGCACACCCCTGGGATCCAGGACTCCATTCAGCACGAACACTGACACGATCTCTGTGTCGTCTGCTGATAGGGGCAGGTTAGCATGGATAGGTGCCTACGGATTGTACTCCTCGTGGTTGAAAATGCTAG GATGTTTTAGAGTTACTGAAAGCACAATTTCTTCCTTAGTAAATAGGACAACGACgttgaaagaaaacaatgtatatAGCTGCTTTGAATATTGTACAGGATTACCATACTTTGCCTTGAGT AGTACACAATGCTACTGCTTCACTAACAATTTTCCCACTGTCAGTAATAATGGGCCTTGCTACCCTCAAAGATGTTCAGGGAATCAGGACGATTTCTGTGGTGAAACCTTAGTTACAAACAACTTGGTGTCCTTAATGATTTACAAGATAG ACACAGCAGAATTTGTAGGATCAGAGGAATGTTTAGCTTCACAGTATACTGGCGTCTTTACCGAGGATGGGACTAGTTATTACGGGTTCCGTGCACCTGTTGTTTTACCCTGCAACACCAATGGGCTGGGATACACCTATCGAACAA GGCTCGATTTTCCAGCAGCCCATAATTTTCGTTTGTACACGTTACCTGTGACGTCATGGAAGGAAGCTGTGGACAACAGTTATGGAAATCAGTTTGGATTGCTCGAATTTGTGATTTTTCGGTTCCGGTTGCAGGACCTAAGTCAGCCAATAGTAGGTGACCAATATTGGGTCGGATTTCTTCGAAGACACAAAATGGAGTTTGGAACTG AAATACCTCCAGGAACTCCAGCTCACTGTGTTGCCGGGGAAGTCAACGCGTCAGGAAAACTAAAGATAACCTATCGCTTTTGTAACGAAAGCTTGCCAGTGTTGTGCGAAGTTAAACAATCAGAAGAAACAAATAATAGTATACACATGACTTCAGTTGTTTCTACGACCACGACAGTCGGAAATATTATCGATAATACAG ATACTACTTCTGTGAATTTGGACTGGTTCATCTTCATCGCTGTGTTTGCCATTGCGCTGATTGCTCTAGTTATCGTTGGAGTCTGTTGGATAGTATT AACATTGCGGAAGAAACGCCGATCCATCCTTAATACGTCTCCTACCGAAGTTCATTCGGATGGTTTGTACACAGAAATTGAGAGCATCTACAGCGTTATTACAGACGGAGACGCAATATCAACGATCTCGGACATTCAACTGCGGAATGAATCGATTTCTCTCccagaaaagaaaaaacaaagaaGTTTGAAGTGGAAAAGTAAGAAAAAAAGCTTACCGACCGCTCCAGTTGAAAACCCTTCTCAAACGAGTGGACCAGGGGCCTCAAGATTAGCTGACCTTCCTGTTAGAAGGCAGTCTGACTATAATGTAATCAGAAGTGTTATCAAAATGTATGATGAAGACCCACCACCCACTCCACCTACCCCTCCACCGACACCGCGGCATAGCATTCCTGATATCATTCCTGAGGGTGAATATTATATACTCGAGGAAATCAAGAATAAAGAGACTTCAGACACTAGTGAATCTAACAAAGTAGAACAAGACGATGATCATTTTTATCATGTGTTGGAGCCTAAACCTACATTAGAAGGCAATGCAAATAGAAATGTGGACGCCACTCTACGGGCGGTAGCCAACAGAATTCCCCTCTCTAAATGGGTTGGTGGAAGGGCAGCTTCTTTTGAACCATCCAGAATATTTCGTGTTGCTTCTTCGCGAGAAGGAAGCTTAGGTGTTGTACAAGAGGAATATGAAGTCGATCtcaataaaacaaagaaatccaTGAGTATGAGGGGTAAGCCTCACGGTTTAAAAGAGACTTCTCTTCACCCACATGGtgctttaaaatcaacaacatcTGCTCCAGCTTTGACGTTGTTCCATCGTGGCAGTTctagaaaatacaaaacaagCAAACATGTGATGCCTGAATATGACTCAAATGATTATGTCATTCCACTGAGTATGAAAAAGACCGGGTTAGACATGCGTAACTCTCTGTATGATCACACTAAGAGAGATCGGAAGGGGTCCACACAGTCTACTAATGAGGATATCTATGATACTTTGGAAAGTGTGCGTGATTATTTAGATAATTCACTGGAGACATCGGAACAAAATGTTTCGAAAACTGACGATTTCCCGAGTAAATGA